Proteins from a genomic interval of Drosophila melanogaster chromosome 2R:
- the CG11141 gene encoding uncharacterized protein, isoform C, with protein sequence MASSKELCSIREWAPLTEVIERIPARLQRGFFPANLNLTCVDATEEFLAMGSDAGIVFWYNRHTGEMQKLKAEVATRITCVRVVNSVEYMVAAGCANGQVSIFQIQKELPRDLDLVAPCTKSRPIERYTIRDLHKCVVSCCEWSKNGMKLYSGDRQGVVVLTELDYQAHLSKSVEILSEAYEIVQLSVRQSYLLVATLYRCIVCQMDAQTSQWNITQVGKKDRKQLIDCGAIFLKKQEANKPQLVCGRPGLRFWVADAAGNVSKTVIFRDAVLRSPTWEIPILNPKQRSEPSGTHHTSASTSSTRHSGLADGDVGYVASSNFRQLYLYDGHDSLLVTHDDATLYVLNLDRLKVEAVARGLRKILDFCVCGKEIFVLEGNRTLLRLAPLPEPPNKTAKVIFNPLMPPPVPVLGSHLSQLESPIELQAEPVLQNAEECFELSPVEQLNLNVPIEIAVESPLTQQNRRLEIFRRIGEMDFEQSIVHTTRKTSVGKPPEASGVGIVEIGHETHELRLPLTNAATLMEASYCQMENNGLASPLDMKAAFLQHLPDALSPTTLQKTVAEKAKTLAAELDLPEVHLAPLSQEELHAVQAQTPQISDPLIRCYPTHLEEASIQTSSRENATNPADDYHVGEPVDGIRSFGVSKRKMAPLKFVLSQPKPTLKLEENRDDEEYTSFLPDFRRAGDPLAIHKETPATSDSNTSSEWEFLDN encoded by the exons ATGGCCAGCAGCAAGGAGTTATGCTCCATCCGGGAATGGGCACCGCTCACGGAGGTCATCGAGCGGATTCCGGCGCGCCTGCAGCGCGGTTTCTTTCCGGCGAATCTCAACCTGACCTGTGTGGACGCCACCGAGGAGTTCCTAGCCATGGGCAGCGACGCGGGCATCGTCTTCTGGTATAATCGCCACACGGGCGAGATGCAGAAGCTGAAGGCTGAG GTGGCCACTCGGATTACGTGCGTGCGGGTTGTCAACTCCGTCGAGTACATGGTTGCGGCTGGGTGCGCCAACGGGCAGGTGAGCATCTTCCAGATACAGAAGGAGCTGCCACGGGACCTTGATTTGGTGGCTCCTTGCACCAAGAGTCGGCCCATTGAGCGGTATACTATCCGGGATCTGCACAAGTGCGTGGTCAGCTGCTGTGAGTGGTCCAAGAACGGGATGAAGCTCTATTCCGGCGATCGCCAGGGAGTGGTGGTGCTCACGGAGCTCGATTACCAGGCG CACCTCAGCAAATCGGTGGAGATCCTGAGCGAAGCATACGAGATCGTACAGCTTAGCGTTCGGCAGAGCTACCTACTGGTGGCCACCCTCTACCGTTGCATCGTATGCCAGATGGACGCTCAAACCTCGCAGTGGAACATCACCCAGGTGGGAAAGAAGGATCGCAAACAGCTCATCGACTGCGGGGCCATATTTCTGAAGAAACAGGAAGCAAACAAGCCGCAACTTGTCTGCGGACGTCCTGGCCTGCGCTTCTGGGTGGCAGACGCTGCGGGAAATGTGTCCAAAACAGTGATATTCCGAGATGCCGTTCTGCGCAGTCCCACCTGGGAAATACCTATTCTGAACCCCAAGCAGCGCAGTGAGCCGTCCGGTACCCACCACACGTCTGCGTCTACATCTTCGACTAGACATTCTGGACTGGCAGATGGCGATGTGGGCTACGTGGCCAGCAGCAACTTTCGGCAACTATATCTCTACGATGGCCACGACTCACTACTGGTAACACACGACGATGCAACTCTGTACGTACTTAACTTGGATCGACTCAAAGTAGAAGCCGTTGCGCGAGGATTGCGGAAGATCCTTGATTTCTGCGTCTGTGGCAAAGAGATCTTCGTGTTGGAGGGCAATCGCACATTGCTTCGTCTAGCTCCTTTACCGGAACCACCAAACAAGACGGCCAAGGTCATCTTCAATCCCCTGATGCCGCCTCCAGTTCCGGTTCTAGGCTCGCACCTATCGCAACTGGAGTCGCCGATAGAGCTTCAGGCGGAGCCGGTTCTTCAAAACGCAGAGGAGTGTTTCGAGTTGTCACCGGTGGAACAACTGAACCTTAATGTGCCCATCGAAATAGCTGTGGAGTCGCCACTGACTCAACAAAATCGTCGCTTGGAAATCTTCCGCCGCATCGGAGAAATGGACTTCGAGCAGTCCATCGTCCACACCACCCGCAAGACATCCGTAGGCAAACCGCCCGAGGCCAGTGGTGTGGGAATCGTTGAGATTGGCCATGAGACCCATGAGCTGCGGTTGCCGCTTACCAATGCCGCCACACTAATGGAGGCGAGCTACTGCCAAATGGAGAA CAATGGTCTGGCCTCTCCACTGGACATGAAGGCAGCCTTCCTTCAGCATCTGCCCGATGCGCTAAGTCCCACCACCTTGCAGAAGACCGTTGCGGAGAAGGCCAAGACCCTGGCCGCCGAGCTGGATCTGCCCGAGGTGCATCTGGCGCCGTTGTCGCAGGAGGAGCTGCATGCTGTCCAGGCTCAGACCCCTCAAATAAGCGACCCTCTAATCAGGTGCTATCCCACGCACCTGGAAGAGGCCAGTATCCAAACGAGTTCGCGGGAAAATGCAACCAACCCAGCTGATGATTATCATGTAGGCGAGCCCGTGGACGGGATACGGTCATTTGGCGTCTCCAAGCGTAAAATGGCTCCGCTTAAGTTCGTCTTAAGCCAGCCAAAGCCGACTCTGAAGTTGGAAGAGAACAGGGATGATGAGGAGTACACCAGCTTCCTACCCGATTTTAGGCGGGCTGGCGATCCACTGGCGATCCACAAGGAAACGCCAGCCACCAGTGACTCAAACACCTCCAGCGAGTGGGAGTTTTTGGACAACTAG
- the CG11127 gene encoding uncharacterized protein encodes MRKYQQLVLLLISCLSVSILLMYKTENNRLKYVLKYVNFFGRNDAAVLRRLENGTKEDGAQVLWRPLPVWQVIGDSFHAYSAFWMRNELVAGGEAHVLVVGKKGAVVDFRCSLDLLGGRSVQGKFRFQRDSIESLVDDKSSNFTSYHFFCQVSRDFGQPGSVSFTDITTTRSPVRLRLRNLRPASKKDDDKVVAVAHRLPATVCVDLVGFNMTSKFARNENALLQFFLFHQALGIENFLVYNHDELPEEVHHLLERTNIHLYGLPFNFPFQQSNGTRSRIHQLLLTDCLLRNVNHAGFTLLLRPNELFFPNSKFSGDQVKGSLQQQLRHFSSEITRFELATMSVCFDDRKKLLPDNVQYDPERRSEFKTLLNRLELPPAQLLASTSDVELSLSTGFVHRYVDCDHVGSDGLHDWRNAVREDFMEHINVLRNEVELLIQERTLRLRFKYM; translated from the coding sequence ATGCGGAAATACCAGCaactggtgctgctgctcatCTCCTGCCTCAGCGTCAGCATCCTGCTGATGTACAAGACCGAGAACAATCGCCTAAAGTACGTGCTCAAGTACGTCAACTTCTTCGGACGCAACGATGCCGCTGTCCTCCGCCGCCTGGAGAACGGAACCAAGGAGGACGGGGCGCAGGTGCTGTGGCGCCCTCTGCCCGTGTGGCAGGTGATCGGAGACTCCTTTCATGCCTACTCCGCCTTCTGGATGCGCAACGAACTGGTGGCCGGCGGCGAAGCCCACGTTCTGGTGGTCGGAAAAAAGGGAGCAGTAGTCGACTTCCGGTGCAGCTTGGACCTTCTGGGCGGACGCAGTGTGCAGGGAAAGTTTCGTTTTCAGAGGGACTCCATTGAGAGCCTGGTGGATGACAAGTCTTCCAACTTCACCAGCTATCACTTCTTCTGCCAGGTGAGCCGAGATTTCGGTCAGCCCGGCAGTGTCTCCTTCACGGACATAACAACCACCAGGAGTCCAGTGAGGCTGCGTCTGCGAAACCTGAGACCAGCGAGCAAGAAGGACGACGACAAGGTGGTAGCTGTAGCGCACCGACTACCAGCCACCGTTTGCGTTGATCTCGTTGGCTTCAACATGACCTCCAAGTTCGCACGTAATGAAAATGCTTTGCTGCAGTTCTTCCTGTTCCACCAGGCATTGGGAATAGAGAATTTCCTGGTCTACAACCACGACGAACTGCCAGAGGAAGTGCATCACCTGTTGGAGCGCACCAACATTCATCTGTATGGCCTGCCTTTTAACTTTCCCTTCCAGCAGTCCAATGGCACACGTTCGCGAATCCATCAACTATTACTCACGGACTGCTTGCTGCGGAATGTGAACCACGCCGGCTTCACCCTTCTACTCCGCCCCAACGAGCTGTTCTTCCCCAACTCAAAGTTCTCTGGGGACCAGGTGAAGGGATcgctccagcagcagctgcgacACTTCTCCTCCGAGATCACGCGCTTCGAACTGGCAACCATGTCCGTGTGCTTCGATGACCGGAAGAAACTGTTGCCCGACAACGTTCAGTACGACCCGGAGCGAAGATCTGAGTTCAAAACATTGCTGAATCGCCTGGAGCTGCCGCCGGCGCAGCTCTTGGCCAGTACATCCGATGTGGAACTATCGTTATCAACCGGATTCGTGCACCGCTACGTGGACTGCGACCATGTGGGCAGCGATGGCCTGCACGACTGGCGCAACGCAGTTCGCGAGGACTTTATGGAACACATCAATGTGCTCCGCAACGAGGTGGAGCTACTCATCCAGGAGCGTACGTTAAGGTTGAGATTTAAATACATGTAG
- the p47 gene encoding p47, translating into MAARGDLIAQFIEITGTDENVARFYLSSCDWDIEHALGNYWSTQADLPVPVPTVGHADNPKPKPTSSSGASASASAAGATKSADSAVATSSASVDIAPAATKAKPKFATLSDMSKESSSDDDQQAFYAGGSDRSGQQVLGPPKRKNFREQLTDMMRSAQEQNIAEVGPSTSSGSASGGSGGAVWGQGMRLGMTDNDHTAVGTKKPAATIENKPVVVLKLWSQGFSIDGGELRHYDDPQNKEFLETVMRGEIPQELLEMGRMVNVDVEDHRHEDFKRQPVPQTFKGSGQKLGSPVANLVTEAPTVPVALSPGEAANQEASARDAINLNSEAPSTTLQIRLADGSRLAAQFNLSHTVSDIRRFIQTARPQYSTSNFILVSSFPTRELSDDNSTIEKAGLKNAALMQRLK; encoded by the exons ATGGCCGCGCGCGGCGATTTGATTGCACAGTTCATTGAGATCACCGGAACCGACGAGAACGTGGCCAGGTTCTACCTGTCCAGCTGCGACTGGGACATCGAG CACGCGCTGGGCAACTACTGGAGCACCCAGGCGGACCTGCCGGTTCCGGTGCCGACGGTGGGCCACGCGGACAACCCCAAACCAAAGCCGACATCGAGCAGCGGAGCAAGTGCATCGGCATCCGCTGCTGGGGCCACCAAGAGTGCGGACTCAGCCGTCGCTACCTCGTCAGCTTCGGTGGACATCGCCCCGGCAGCGACCAAGGCCAAGCCAAA ATTCGCAACGCTTAGCGACATGTCGAAGGAGTCGTCTAGTGACGATGACCAGCAGGCCTTCTATGCCGGCGGCTCAGATCGCTCCGGTCAGCAAGTGCTGGGCCCGCCCAAGCGCAAGAACTTCCGGGAGCAGCTCACCGACATGATGCGTTCTGCGCAGGAGCAAAACATCGCAGAGGTGGGGCCATCAACCAGCAGCGGCAGTGCCAGCGGAGGATCTGGCGGTGCCGTCTGGGGCCAAGGCATGCGGCTGGGCATGACCGATAATGACCACACGGCTGTGGGCACCAAAAAACCGGCTGCGACCATCGAAAACAAGCCGGTGGTGGTGCTAAAGCTCTGGAGCCAGGGCTTCTCCATCGATGGCGGTGAGCTTCGTCACTATGACGATCCGCAGAATAAGGAATTCCTAGAGACTGTCATGCGCGG GGAAATTCCGCAAGAGCTGCTGGAAATGGGGCGCATGGTCAATGTGGATGTGGAGGACCACCGCCACGAGGACTTCAAACGTCAGCCAGTTCCGCAGACTTTTAAGGGATCGGGCCAGAAGCTGGGCAGTCCCGTGGCCAATTTGGTCACGGAAGCGCCAACAGTTCCAGTGGCATTGTCGCCCGGTGAGGCTGCAAACCAGGAGGCTAGTGCCCGTGATGCCATTAACTTAAATTCCGAAGCACCGTCCACTACGCTGCAGATTCGCCTAGCGGACGGTTCGCGTCTAGCTGCGCAGTTTAATCTTTCGCACACCGTCTCCGACATTCGTCGTTTCATACAAAC TGCACGCCCTCAGTACTCAACTAGTAATTTCATCCTGGTGTCCTCGTTCCCCACTCGCGAGCTGAGCGACGACAATTCCACCATCGAGAAGGCTGGCCTCAAGAACGCGGCACTCATGCAGCGCCTCAAGTAA